A DNA window from Tamandua tetradactyla isolate mTamTet1 chromosome 22, mTamTet1.pri, whole genome shotgun sequence contains the following coding sequences:
- the ABHD18 gene encoding protein ABHD18 isoform X1, which translates to MGGALVLESAALLHWLEREGYGPLGMTGISMGGHMASLAVSNWPKPMPLIPCLSWSTASGVFTTGVLSKSINWRELEKQYYTQTVYEEEIIHMLEYCGTDSFKMGQEFMKHFPSSSDKLANLTLASKTLKLDMTDQVVSQKPAECLNSSKTSVSATTEGLLLQDTSKMECFNQTLSTNKSSYRSCGNQSYHLLSKEQRRNNLQKESLIFMKGVMDECTHVANFSVPVDPSLIIVVQAKEDAYIPRTGVRSLQEIWPGCEIRYLEGGHISAYLFKQGLFRQAIYDAFERFLHKYAN; encoded by the exons ATGGGAGGAGCTCTCGTTTTAGAATCTGCAGCTCTCTTGCACTGGCTAGAAAGGGAAGGTTATGGACCTCTGGGAATGACCGGAATATCCATGGGAGGACAT ATGGCTTCCTTAGCAGTATCCAATTGGCCTAAGCCCATGCCATTGATTCCATGTCTGTCATGGTCCACGGCATCTGGAGTCTTCACTACG GGTGTACTGAGTAAATCAATTAATTGGAGGGAGCTGGAAAAACAGTATTATACACAGACAGTTTATGAAGAAGAAATTATTCACATGCTTGAGTACTGTGGT acAGATTCTTTCAAGATGGGCCAAGAGTTCATGAAACATTTCCCTAGCAGTTCAGACAAGCTAGCTAACCTTACtctagcttccaaaactttaaaattagatatgactGACCAAGTTGTGTCCCAAAAACCGGCTGAATGCCTTAATTCTAGTAAAACATCTGTTAGTGCCACAACAGAAGGACTCTTGCTACAAGATACCTCTAAGATGGAATGCTTCAATCAAACACTTTCAACCAACAAAAGTAGTTATAGGAGTTGCGGTAATCAGTCATACCACCTACTTAgtaaagaacaaagaagaaacaatctTCAGAAAGAATCTTTAATATTTATGAAAGGAGTCATGGATGAGTGTACTCATGTAGCAAACTTCTCAg TTCCAGTTGACCCAAGCCTAATTATAGTTGTTCAAGCCAAAGAAGATGCCTATATTCCACGAACAGGAGTCCGAAGCCTACAGGAAATCTGGCCTGGTTGTGAAATCCGATATCTAGAAGGGGGTCACATTAGTGCTTATCTTTTTAAACAAGGACTCTTCAG ACAAGCCATCTATGATGCATTTGAGCGCTTTCTACATAAATACGCTAACTGA